Proteins from one Drosophila gunungcola strain Sukarami chromosome 3R, Dgunungcola_SK_2, whole genome shotgun sequence genomic window:
- the LOC128260487 gene encoding proteasome subunit beta type-4, protein MLNNYNCLAQPLWQNGPVPGEFYNFTGGQSAVQKLPRELTTAGPYGTKHSTSSITTGSSVLGIRYDEGVMLAADTLVSYGSLARYQNIERVFKINKNILLGGGGDFADIQSIKRSIDQKMIEDQCCDDNIEMKPKSLASWMTRVLYNRRSRMNPLYIDVVVGGVDNQGTPYLANVDLRGRSHEDYVVATGFARHLAIPLVREKKPKDRDFTAVEASQLIRTCMEVLYYRDTRNISQYTVGVCSANGCGVEGPFQVNENWTFAETIKGY, encoded by the exons ATGTTGAACAACTACAATTGCCTGGCGCAGCCTCTGTGGCAAAATGGACCCGTTCCCGGCGAGTTTTACAACTTTACGGGCGGACAGTCTGCCGTCCAGAAGTTGCCCCGCGAACTGACCACAGCGGGTCCTTATGGAACCAAGCACAGCAC ATCTTCCATTACCACGGGCTCCTCCGTTTTGGGCATTCGCTACGACGAGGGCGTGATGCTCGCCGCCGACACATTGGTGTCCTACGGATCATTGGCCCGCTACCAGAACATCGAGCGTGTCTTTAAGATCAACAAGAACATTTTGCTCGGCGGCGGCGGGGACTTCGCCGACATCCAGTCCATCAAGCGCAGCATCGACCAGAAGATGATCGAGGACCAGTGCTGCGACGACAACATCGAGATGAAGCCCAAGTCGCTGGCCAGCTGGATGACCCGAGTGCTCTACAACCGGCGCTCCCGTATGAATCCACTCTACATCGACGTGGTTGTGGGTGGCGTGGACAATCAAGGAACTCCGTACCTAGCCAACGTGGATCTTCGCGGACGCTCACACGAGGACTACGTGGTGGCCACCGGCTTCGCACGTCATCTGGCCATTCCGCTTGTGCGTGAGAAGAAACCCAAGGACAGGGACTTTACCGCCGTAGAGGCTTCCCAACTG ATCCGCACGTGCATGGAAGTGCTATACTACCGCGATACCCGCAACATTTCCCAATACACGGTGGGCGTGTGCAGCGCCAACGGATGCGGCGTGGAGGGGCCTTTCCAGGTCAACGAGAACTGGACGTTTGCCGAAACCATCAAGGGATATTAA